Within Deinococcus planocerae, the genomic segment GGCGGGGAGCGCGCGGGCGCAGGAGGGGCGGCCCGGCGAGGCGGTGGGCGGCGCCCAGTTCACCCTGACCCTGCCCGGCGCGGCCCTCGGCGACGACGAGGAGGAGGTCGGGGAGGCGGAGGAGGAAAGGGAAGCCCTGCCGGTCCCGTGAGGAGGCCGGGAATGGACGTCCCGCTCCTGCTCCAGACCATCCGTGCGGCGGGCGGGGCCACGTTCGACCCCGCCGGGCGACCCACCAACCCGGGCGCGCGGTGGCTCTATCCCCGGCACCCCGGCCAGACCGTGATCGTCCGGGCATCGGTGGACTGGGAGGCGCCCCTGCGGCATTTCGTGGAGACACACCGCTCCCTTCTGGGGCAGAACTCCCCGGAGTGGCGGGCCTTCGGGGCGTGGATTCACCCGGAAGGTGACCTGTACCTGGACACCGTGACGGGGCGGTTCGACCGGGAGGAGGCCCGGCGGGAGGCGCTGCGGGTGGGGGAGAGGGAGGGCCGCCGGGTGGTGGCCCTCTTCCAGTTTTCCTCCGAACGGACGGTGCCGCTGGCCGAGGAACCCTGAGCGGAGGGCGCTGCCTCCACGCGCCCGGAGAAGGAATTTTGTGCGTGTTCGCCCCCTATGCTGCCCCGGTGACCTCCGCCGTCTCCCTCCCCGCGCTGGCCGAGCTGCGCGCCCTGCTCACCCTGCGCTTCACGCCCCACCTCGGGCCGCGCCGCATCGAGGGACTGCGCAGGCACTTCGGGAGTGCCCAGGCCGCCCTGCGCGCTCCCCTGACGGCCCTGCGCGAGGTGCCGGGCCTCGACGTGAAGTCGCTGGAGGCCATCGGCCACCCCAAGGCGGGCGAGCAGGCGGAGGCCGAACTGGACAAGGCCAATTCGGAGGGCGTCACCCTGCTCGGACGCGGGCTGGAGGGCTACCCACCTGCGCTCGACGCTCTCGGCGACCCGCCCCCGGTGCTGTGGGTGAAAGGGGAGTTGCCGGACTTCCCGGTCGTGCCGCGCGCGGTGGGGATCGTGGGCACGCGGGCGGCGAGCCCCCACGCCCTCGCGCTGACCCGCGCCCTCGCCGCCGACCTCGCGCGGGCGGGCGTGACGGTCGTGAGCGGGCTCGCCCGGGGGGTGGACACCGCCGCCCACACGGCGAGCGTGGAGGCCGGGGGCGTGAGCGTGGGCGTCCTCGGAAGCGCCGTGAACCGCGTCTACCCCGCCGAGAACGGGCGCCTCGCGGGGCGCCTGACCCTGCTCAGCGAGTACCCGCTCGGCACCGGACCGGCCCAGCACCACTTTCCCACC encodes:
- the dprA gene encoding DNA-processing protein DprA, with the protein product MTSAVSLPALAELRALLTLRFTPHLGPRRIEGLRRHFGSAQAALRAPLTALREVPGLDVKSLEAIGHPKAGEQAEAELDKANSEGVTLLGRGLEGYPPALDALGDPPPVLWVKGELPDFPVVPRAVGIVGTRAASPHALALTRALAADLARAGVTVVSGLARGVDTAAHTASVEAGGVSVGVLGSAVNRVYPAENGRLAGRLTLLSEYPLGTGPAQHHFPTRNRLIAALSAGTVVVEGELKSGSLITATHALECGRAVFAVPGRAGDPRAAGPHRLLREGAVLTETAGDVLSDLGWDAAPAAPAPDLPPEQARAYAALTTPATLDDLHASTGLALPDLQTALVMLQLMGLAEEVGGRWARR